A DNA window from Macadamia integrifolia cultivar HAES 741 unplaced genomic scaffold, SCU_Mint_v3 scaffold3692, whole genome shotgun sequence contains the following coding sequences:
- the LOC122068319 gene encoding 11-beta-hydroxysteroid dehydrogenase A-like, whose amino-acid sequence MELIQNLLNLVIPPITVVFIFLILPFLFVFKFINFIFRNLFPEKMRGKVVLITGASSGIGEYLAYEYAKKGAYLVLVARREDSLTTVAERARHLGSPDVLVIPADVSIVDQCKRFIDEAVNHFGRLDHLVCNAGIGSYCAFEDMPDVTKFLPVMDVNFWGSIYPTYFAIPHLKKCRGKIIVNASVAGWMVAPRGSIYGASKAALIHFYDNLRIEVAPEIAIVVISPGFVESEITQGKLLTKKGEVEVDGGVKNVLRGTGIPFESAGDCAKAIVTGACRGDKYITEPWLYNMLYLLRIFCPELVEWISRLQYHTMPSPT is encoded by the exons ATGGAATTGATTCAGAATCTACTGAACTTAGTGATTCCCCCAATCAcggtagtttttatttttctcattctaCCTTTTCTCTTCGTTTTCAAGTTCATCAATTTTATATTCAGAAATCTATTCCCTGAGAAAATGAGGGGAAAAGTAGTACTCATCACTGGTGCATCTTCAGGTATTGGAGAG TATCTGGCATATGAATATGCGAAGAAAGGTGCATATCTAGTCCTTGTTGCAAGAAGAGAGGACAGCCTTACTACAGTTGCAGAGAGGGCTAGACATCTTGGTTCCCCTGATGTGTTAGTTATTCCTGCAGATGTGTCGATAGTTGATCAATGCAAGCGATTCATTGATGAAGCTGTGAACCATTTTGGCCGAT TGGATCATCTGGTATGCAATGCTGGGATTGGTAGCTATTGTGCATTCGAAGATATGCCTGATGTCACAAAATTTTTACCTGTGATG GATGTGAACTTCTGGGGATCAATCTATCCCACTTATTTTGCAATTCCTCATCTCAAAAAGTGCAGAGGCAAGATCATTGTGAATGCATCAGTAGCTGGGTGGATGGTTGCACCAAGAGGAAGTATATATGGA GCAAGCAAAGCTGCATTAATACACTTCTATGATAATCTGAGAATCGAAGTAGCCCCGGAGATTGCGATTGTGGTAATTAGTCCTGGTTTCGTAGAATCAGAGATTACCCAAGGCAAACTGCTAACtaagaaaggggaagttgaagTTGATGGAGGAGTAAAAAAT GTCCTACGAGGAACTGGAATTCCCTTTGAGAGTGCAGGGGACTGTGCAAAGGCTATTGTGACTGGCGCATGCCGTGGAGACAAATACATCACAGAGCCATGGTTGTATAACATGCTTTACCTCCTAAGGATCTTCTGCCCTGAGTTGGTTGAATGGATTTCCCGCTTGCAATACCATACCATGCCAAGCCCCACTTGA